A genome region from Macrotis lagotis isolate mMagLag1 chromosome 4, bilby.v1.9.chrom.fasta, whole genome shotgun sequence includes the following:
- the CSPG4 gene encoding chondroitin sulfate proteoglycan 4 isoform X1 — MLRAPAAPRRRPPGGPLLPPLLPLLLGALLPCPASGASFFGENHLEMPLKGVLNDIHVKLHFSTAQSDALLLLLAGPTDHLLLELRSGSLHIRLAQGNEETLLQSPEEMPLNDLVTHDVEVMVAQGQVSLTIDDLFNSSTTTAEAPLEASYGIFVGGTGSLQLSYLSGTSRPLRGCLQEASLNGLNMLARLTGGVRDGCAAEFSASEDEALGFTGPRALAAFPTWSTRDEGTLEFSLTTHVKRAPLAYQAGGPQGDFIYLEIFDGHLRAIVEKGHGAVMLHNSVSVADGQPHDVSIHVDVHMLEISVDQYPTRTSNRGVHSYLEPRGNLLLGGLDEEASRRLREHRLGLASAVANVSLVGCLEDLIINGERQGLQRALITRDMTAGCGVPEDEYEDEGYEVYELQSTLAPDTWPGLEMPEPCNLEPGLPPVFTNFTKLLALSPLVVAEGGTAWLEWRHVQPTLDLNEAGIRQSQVLFGVTREAQHGELDFSIPGAQARKKFTLLDVVNRKIRFIHDGSEYPEDQLVLEVTVMTQNTVPQCLRQGQTYLLPIRINPLNDPPRVVFPHGNLMVILEHTQKALGPEIFQAYDPDTACESLTFQLIGTQHLEGGTVERNDQPGVRVTEFSCQELEEGSLSYIHRGGPAQDLLFRVTDGVDTSPVAVLRVVAIQPTIQIQNNTGLFVPQGSSRPILTTNLSTETNAVNQEVSILYRLTKDLLYGEIQKQGASGASGGDWRTVSSFFQRDVDEGQVRYLSTDPQHHTEDTTEKMMFEVQVGQKTLTNNTFLVTIKKAAIRMLRLMPLLTHNTRQEVLTTEHLEATLEEDMGLSPASFHYEIVQAPRKGNLRLHSMRLTDKQGFTQEDLQRGHVSYRATARASEEAEDSFLFRVTAPPYFSPLYTYPIRIGGDPDAPVLTNVLLSVPEGGKGTISQDHLFVRSLNSANYLYEVIEKPRHGILVWQGSGSESTPVTTFSNDDLLLGRLVYQHDNSETTEDDIPFVAVRQGEGSGGMAWEEVRGVFRVSIQPMNDHAPVQTVSRVFHVARGGRRLLTTDDVAFTDADSGFTDDQLVLSRKDLLFGSIVAADDPSRPVYRFTQEDLRKKRILFVHSGADRGWIQLQVSDGQHQSTALLEVQASEPYLRITNNSGLVVPQGGQGTIDTSVLGLDTNVDIRSSEEVHYHITAAPRWGQLLRAGQTTTTFSQRDLLEGTVLYQHNGSRQPQDVLGFSVEAGQVTAENTLKVTVSLDRPLAPLQMMHQEKIYVFQGEAAEIKRDFLEVAQEDVPAAEIVYKVTDPPRSGYLVTVSQGASANEPPSLDPVHSFTQEDVNEGRVLYLHSQAEGWTDRFSLDVTSSMGATLEGVQIELQVLPVTIPLETRNFSVPEGGTHTLAPPVLQVTGPYFPTLSGLEFLVLESPQHGSIKRGETPKDGNFSTFTWREVEQQLIHYVHDGSETLVDRFVLVANASEIDRQSQPVTFGITVLPLNDQVPVLTINTGVQMWEGATAQITPDILKGEDADSPPEDLIFSIEPPINGKIVLRLSPRTEIQQFTQAQINNGLVQFVHEGPLDGGFHFNLSDGDNTSPGHFFSVKAQKLRQITVESNQALTICPGAFQTITSRNLKVTTNEDTDSKHLFYLVERSPRLGRLAHSRLGSSGDALRNFTQAEVDAGEILYEHEMPSEPFWLAQDTLGLRVASPPARDVAISLSIAVSFEISCSQRASRLWKNEGLWVPEGQRAEITRASLDASNLLASIPASDRPSHNVVFLVTELPVHGELWVGSNRLDGTQPYFLQSDLARGQLAYIHRGSGTQRDGFHFQASIQAGQQDSAQPPTAHHGPLISETFQITVRDVNEKPPQPQASRPLQIIRGTHVPLSRAQLNAMDPDSSPEEIEYQVRRAPHNGYLLLMGSPSSPVTRFTQADVDAGRLTFIANGSSTLGIFQLSISDGASPPVDTSLSVDVLPSSIEVRTRSPLEIPQGLNWAPLTQQHLFVISDQEEPDATYSITRMPQHGQLLVNRQPKTSFSQKQVEQGEVAFSFTNFSSASDQFHLISLARGANASATVNVTVRALVRAQAGEPWPQGATLCLDTGILDAGELANQTQSVPQFRILQGPRRGQIVRIPRDRNQEPEAQLVELFTQEDLKEGLIGLELSKPEGREPPMLHDSITFELSARGVPPAVASLDYVSEPYNASRPYSVTLLISPGSSETSRGSHGDDSSSRMVTGPKGPERPTPNTREAEVAPTSGQDQTTPTSAAPAEGGTFLSFIEANMFSIIIPICLILLLLALILPLLFYLRKRNKTGKHNVQGLSAKPRNGMTSDAETFRKTDPSQTIPLTSVPGKGPEARGQQDPELLQFCRTPNPALKNGQYWV; from the exons CTTCCTTCTTTGGAGAGAACCACCTAGAGATGCCGCTAAAGGGAGTCCTGAATGACATTCACGTGAAGCTCCATTTCTCTACGGCCCAATCGGATGCCCTTCTCCTCTTGTTAGCTGGCCCAACCGACCACCTCCTACTGGAACTTCGCTCTGGCAGCCTGCAC ATCCGACTGGCCCAGGGAAATGAAGAGACCCTTCTGCAGTCCCCTGAAGAGATGCCACTCAATGACTTGGTAACCCATGATGTGGAGGTGATGGTGGCACAAGGCCAGGTCTCCCTGACAATCGATGATCTTTTCAATTCCTCTACCACTACTGCCGAGGCTCCCCTCGAGGCCTCCTATGGCATTTTTGTGGGAGGGACTGGGAGTCTGCAACTGTCCTACCTGTCTGGGACTAGCCGGCCACTTCgtggctgcctccaggaggcctCCCTCAATGGCCTCAATATGCTGGCCCGGCTAACCGGAGGAGTAAGGGATGGCTGTGCCGCAGAGTTCTCTGCCAGTGAAGACGAGGCTCTGGGCTTCACAGGACCCCGGGCCCTGGCTGCCTTCCCCACCTGGAGTACTCGAGATGAAGGCACTCTGGAGTTCTCACTAACCACACATGTTAAGCGAGCACCACTGGCATACCAGGCAGGAGGTCCTCAGGGTGACTTCATCTACCTGGAGATCTTCGATGGACACCTGCGAGCCATAGTGGAGAAGGGCCATGGGGCTGTCATGCTACACAACAGTGTCTCAGTGGCCGATGGGCAGCCCCATGATGTCAGCATCCATGTGGATGTCCATATGCTGGAGATCTCTGTGGACCAGTACCCCACTCGCACCTCCAACCGTGGTGTCCACAGCTACCTGGAGCCTCGAGGAAACCTGCTCCTTGGGGGTCTGGATGAAGAGGCCTCCCGCCGTCTGCGGGAGCACAGGCTGGGTCTGGCATCTGCGGTTGCCAATGTGTCACTGGTGGGCTGCCTGGAAGACCTGATCATCAATGGGGAGAGGCAGGGACTTCAGAGGGCCCTGATCACCCGTGACATGACGGCAGGCTGTGGCGTCCCAGAGGATGAATATGAGGATGAAGGCTATGAGGTGTATGAGTTGCAGTCCACCTTGGCCCCTGACACCTGGCCAGGTCTGGAGATGCCTGAGCCCTGTAACCTGGAGCCCGGTCTCCCACCTGTCTTCACTAacttcaccaagctgctggccCTGAGCCCCCTGGtggtggcagaggggggcacagcCTGGCTAGAATGGAGGCATGTTCAGCCCACACTGGACCTCAATGAGGCAGGTATCCGGCAGTCCCAGGTACTGTTCGGCGTGACTCGTGAAGCCCAGCATGGGGAGCTGGATTTCAGCATACCTGGAGCTCAGGCCCGGAAGAAATTCACCCTTCTTGATGTGGTTAATCGCAAAATCCGCTTCATCCATGATGGTTCTGAGTATCCTGAGGACCAACTGGTCCTTGAGGTCACAGTGATGACCCAGAACACTGTGCCTCAGTGCCTACGCCAGGGCCAGACCTACCTACTACCTATACGGATCAACCCCTTGAATGATCCACCCCGGGTAGTCTTCCCACATGGGAACCTCATGGTGATCCTTGAGCACACACAAAAGGCTCTGGGGCCTGAAATTTTCCAAGCCTATGACCCAGACACAGCCTGTGAGAGCCTCACCTTCCAGCTTATTGGAACCCAGCACCTggaaggtggtacagtggaacgTAATGACCAGCCAGGAGTGAGGGTCACTGAGTTCTCCTGCCAGGAGCTGGAAGAAGGCAGCTTATCCTACATCCACAGGGGTGGCCCTGCCCAGGACCTCTTGTTCCGGGTCACTGATGGTGTGGACACCAGTCCCGTGGCTGTACTGCGTGTGGTGGCCATCCAGCCCACCATCCAGATCCAGAACAACACTGGGCTATTTGTACCACAGGGATCGTCTAGACCCATCCTGACCACCAACCTATCAACTGAGACAAATGCAGTGAACCAAGAGGTAAGCATCTTGTACCGGCTTACCAAGGACCTGCTCTATGGGGAGATTCAGAAGCAGGGGGCCAGTGGAGCTTCTGGTGGGGATTGGAGGACTGTCAGCTCCTTCTTCCAGAGGGATGTCGACGAGGGGCAGGTCCGCTACCTGAGCACAGATCCCCAGCACCACACTGAGGACACCACCGAGAAGATGATGTTTGAGGTGCAGGTGGGACAGAAGACCCTGACCAATAATACTTTCCTGGTCACCATCAAGAAGGCTGCCATCCGCATGCTCAGGCTCATGCCCCTGCTGACCCATAATACCCGGCAGGAGGTGCTCACTACAGAGCATCTGGAGGCTACTCTGGAGGAGGACATGGGCCTCAGCCCAGCTTCCTTTCACTATGAGATTGTCCAGGCCCCCAGGAAGGGCAACCTCCGACTGCATAGCATGCGACTGACAGATAAGCAAGGTTTCACTCAAGAAGACCTTCAGAGGGGCCACGTGAGCTATCGAGCCACAGCCCGGGCCTCCGAGGAAGCCGAAGACTCGTTCCTCTTCCGTGTCACAGCTCCACcttatttctccccactctataCCTATCCAATCCGCATTGGTGGTGATCCAGATGCCCCGGTCCTCACCAATGTTCTCCTCTCTGTGCCTGAAGGGGGCAAAGGTACCATCTCCCAAGACCATCTGTTTGTCAGGAGCCTCAACAGTGCCAACTACCTCTATGAAGTCATAGAAAAACCACGTCATGGCATTCTGGTGTGGCAGGGCTCTGGGTCAGAATCCACACCAGTGACGACATTTAGCAATGATGATCTGCTCCTGGGCCGGCTGGTCTACCAGCATGATAACTCAGAGACCACAGAAGATGATATCCCTTTTGTAGCAGTCCGCCAAGGTGAAGGCAGTGGTGGCATGGCCTGGGAGGAGGTGCGAGGCGTCTTCCGTGTATCCATACAACCAATGAATGACCACGCCCCAGTACAGACGGTCAGTCGTGTCTTCCATGTAGCTCGAGGTGGGCGGCGGCTGCTGACCACAGATGATGTGGCTTTCACTGATGCTGACTCGGGCTTCACTGATGACCAACTGGTACTTAGCCGAAAGGATTTGCTCTTTGGCAGCATTGTAGCCGCCGATGACCCCAGCCGGCCTGTCTACCGTTTTACCCAAGAAgatttgaggaagaagaggatcCTGTTTGTCCACTCAGGAGCTGACCGAGGGTGGATCCAGCTCCAGGTGTCAGATGGCCAACATCAGTCCACTGCACTGCTTGAGGTCCAGGCCTCCGAACCTTATCTCCGGATCACAAACAATTCTGGTCTAGTCGTCCCCCAGGGAGGCCAAGGGACTATCGACACATCCGTACTAGGTCTTGACACCAATGTAGACATCCGCAGTAGTGAGGAGGTCCACTACCACATTACTGCAGCCCCTCGCTGGGGACAGCTGCTCCGAGCAGGCCAAACCACTACCACGTTCTCCCAGAGGGATCTCCTAGAAGGCACTGTCCTCTATCAACACAATGGCAGTCGCCAGCCCCAAGATGTCCTTGGTTTTTCTGTGGAGGCTGGACAGGTGACTGCAGAGAACACTCTGAAGGTGACTGTCTCCCTGGACAGACCCCTGGCCCCACTCCAAATGATGCATCAGGAGAAGATCTACGTCTTCCAGGGAGAGGCAGCCGAAATTAAGAGGGATTTCCTAGAG GTGGCCCAAGAAGATGTGCCTGCTGCAGAGATTGTCTACAAGGTGACTGACCCTCCAAGATCTGGCTACCTGGTGACTGTGTCTCAGGGAGCCTCAGCCAACGAACCACCCAGCCTGGACCCTGTCCACAGCTTCACTCAGGAGGATGTGAATGAGGGCCGGGTCTTATACCTCCACTCACAAGCAGAGGGTTGGACTGACCGCTTCTCCCTGGATGTGACCTCCAGCATGGGGGCCACATTAGAAGGGGTTCAGATTGAACTGCAGGTACTGCCTGTCACCATTCCCCTGGAGACTCGGAACTTCAGTGTGCCTGAGGGTGGGACCCATACCCTGGCCCCTCCAGTACTTCAAGTCACTGGCCCCTACTTCCCCACGCTGTCCGGCCTAGAGTTCCTGGTCCTGGAGTCACCCCAGCATGGAAGCataaagagaggagagacaccCAAAGATGGAAACTTCAGCACCTTCACCTGGAGAGAG GTAGAGCAGCAGCTGATCCATTATGTACATGATGGAAGTGAGACCCTGGTGGACAGGTTCGTCCTTGTGGCCAATGCATCTGAGATTGACCGACAAAGCCAGCCCGTGACCTTCGGCATCACTGTCCTGCCCCTCAATGACCAAGTCCCAGTCCTCACCATTAACACCGGTGTACAG ATGTGGGAAGGAGCCACAGCCCAGATCACCCCTGATATCCTGAAAGGAGAGGATGCTGACTCCCCgccagaagatttgatcttctcCATCGAGCCACCAATCAATGGAAAGATTGTGCTGAGATTATCACCAAGGACAGAGATCCAGCAGTTCACTCAGGCCCAGATCAATAATGGGCTTGTTCAGTTTGTCCATGAAG GGCCCCTGGATGGTGGGTTCCATTTCAACCTCTCTGATGGAGATAACACCTCTCCAGGACATTTCTTCTCTGTGAAGGCTCAAAAGCTGCGACAAATCACTGTGGAAAGCAACCAAGCCCTGACCATCTGTCCAG GAGCCTTCCAGACCATTACCAGCAGAAATCTGAAAGTGACCACCAATGAAGATACAGACTCCAAACACCTGTTTTACCTAGTGGAGCGCAGCCCTCGGCTAGGTCGACTGGCGCATTCTCGCCTGGGAAGCAGTGGGGATGCCCTGAGGAACTTCACCCAGGCAGAG GTGGATGCGGGGGAGATCCTTTATGAACATGAGATGCCTTCAGAACCCTTCTGGCTGGCCCAGGACACTCTAGGCCTCCGGGTAGCTTCACCCCCTGCCCGCGATGTTGCCATCAGCCTTTCCATTGCTGTGTCCTTTGAGATATCCTGCTCCCAGCGAGCCAGTCGCCTCTGGAAGAACGAAG gtcTCTGGGTTCCAGAGGGTCAGAGGGCAGAGATCACCCGAGCATCCCTGGATGCCTCCAACCTTCTGGCCAGCATCCCAGCCTCAGATCGACCTTCCCACAATGTAGTCTTCTTAGTGACAGAGTTGCCAGTCCATGGGGAACTGTGGGTGGGCAGTAATCGCCTCGATGGTACCCAGCCTTACTTCCTGCAATCTGACCTGGCCAGAGGGCAATTGGCCTACATCCATAGAGGCTCAGGGACCCAGAGAGATGGCTTCCACTTCCAAGCCTCCATCCAGGCTGGGCAACAAGACTCTGCTCAGCCTCCCACAGCACACCATGGGCCTCTGATCTCTGAGACTTTCCAGATCACTGTGCGGGATGTCAATGAGAAACCACCCCAGCCTCAGGCTTCCAGACCTCTACAGATCATTCGGGGTACACACGTCCCCCTCTCCCGGGCTCAACTAAATGCTATGGATCCAGATTCTTCCCCTGAAGAGATCGAATACCAAGTGCGGAGGGCACCCCACAATGGTTACCTCCTACTGATGGGCAGCCCATCTTCCCCTGTGACTCGGTTCACCCAGGCAGATGTAGATGCTGGGAGGTTGACCTTCATAGCCAATGGCAGCAGCACCCTGGGTATCTTCCAGCTGAGCATCTCTGATGGGGCAAGTCCTCCTGTGGACACTTCCCTATCTGTGGATGTCCTTCCATCCTCCATTGAGGTACGGACCCGGTCACCACTAGAGATACCCCAGGGTTTGAATTGGGCTCCACTGACCCAACAGCACCTTTTCGTGATATCTGACCAGGAAGAGCCAGATGCCACATACTCTATCACCCGTATGCCACAACATGGACAGCTACTGGTCAACAGGCAGCCCAAGACAAGTTTTAGCCAGAAACAAGTGGAACAAGGGGAAGTGGCCTTTTCCTTCACCAACTTCAGCTCGGCCTCTGATCAGTTCCACCTCATCTCACTTGCCCGTGGTGCCAATGCATCGGCAACAGTGAATGTGACTGTCCGAGCACTGGTGCGGGCTCAGGCTGGTGAGCCATGGCCCCAGGGTGCCACCCTTTGTCTGGATACAGGCATCCTAGATGCTGGGGAGTTGGCCAACCAGACACAGAGTGTGCCCCAGTTCCGGATCCTCCAGGGACCCCGGAGAGGCCAAATAGTACGGATCCCCAGAGATAGGAACCAGGAGCCTGAGGCCCAGTTGGTAGAGCTGTTCACCCAGGAGGACCTCAAGGAAGGGTTGATTGGACTGGAGCTGAGCAAACCAGAGGGTCGGGAACCACCAATGCTGCATGATAGCATCACCTTTGAGCTCTCGGCTAGGGGTGTGCCCCCAGCTGTGGCTTCTCTCGACTATGTGTCTGAACCCTACAATGCATCCCGGCCCTATAGTGTGACTCTACTCATCTCCCCTGGCTCCTCTGAAACCAGCAGGGGATCCCATGGAGATGACAGTTCCTCCCGGATGGTAACAGGACCCAAGGGACCTGAGAGACCAACCCCCAACACCAGGGAGGCAGAAGTGGCTCCCACCAGTGGGCAGGACCAGACCACACCAACAAGTGCCGCGCCTGCAGAAGGGGGCACCTTCCTGAGCTTCATCGAAGCTAACATGTTtagcattattattcccatttgccTTATCCTGCTCCTGCTGGCCCTCATCCTACCCTTGCTCTTCTACCTCCGCAAGCGCAACAAGACAGGGAAACACAATGTCCAGGGTCTATCGGCCAAGCCTCGCAATGGCATGACCAGTGACGCCGAGACCTTCCGCAAGACCGACCCTAGTCAAACCATCCCGCTGACCTCAGTGCCTGGCAAAGGGCCTGAGGCCAGGGGCCAGCAGGACCCAGAGCTGCTGCAGTTCTGCCGGACACCCAACCCAGCCCTAAAGAATGGCCAGTACTGGGTCTGA